Genomic window (Saccharothrix australiensis):
GGGCCGTGCGGACCAACCGCGTCTCAAGTAACAGCACCCGTCCGGTACGCGCCAGGACTGTTGCCCGTCCAACGCTTGAACGCCCGGTGAAACGCGCTGGCCTCGGAGAAACCCAGGCGCAACGCCAACTCCTCCACCGACTCGCCGCCCCGCACGAGGCTCGCCACCGCCTGGTCGCGCAGCAGCTGCTCCCGCACCTCGCGGAACGACGTGCCCTCGGCGGCGAGCTTGCGCCGCAGCGTCGGCGCGCTCGTGCCCAACCGCGCGGCCACGGCGCCCAGGCCCACCACGCCGCCGGCCAGCTCCCGCCGCACCCGGCTCGACGCGTCCGCGCCGTGGTCGCGCCGCGACAGCAGCTCAGCGGGCGAGTGGCGCAGGAACCGCCGCAGGGCGGCCTCGTCCTGCACCACCGGCATCCGCAGGAACCGGGAGTCGAACGCCAGCACGGTCTCCGGCGCGCCGAACCGCAGCGGGCAGCCGAAGATCAGGTGGTACTCGGCCGCGTGCGGCGGCTCGGGGTAGGCCAGGTCGACCGCGCGGAGCGGGATGCGCCTGCCGATCAGCCACGAGGAGAACCGGTGCCACAGCACCAGCAGCGACTCGACCAGGAACCGGTCCGGGTCGTCCACGCCCTCTGCGGACAGCGTGAACCGCGCCGCGCCGTCCCGCTCGGCCAGCGCCATGACCGGGCGCACGTCGAACAGCCCGTAGAACGCGAGGCCGCGCCGCAGCGCGTCGCCCAGCGTCGCGCAGTGCACGGCGAGCAGGCACATCGTCGGGAAGGTGCCGCGCTTGCTGCGCTGGGGTCCCAGGCCCATGAACTCGTCGTCGAGCGCTTCCCACAGCGCCTGGACCAGCTTGGTGTACTGGGCGGGCGTGACCCGCGCCCGGTCGTCGGCCACCAGCGCCTCCGGGATGCCGGCCGCGCACAGCAGGCGGGACGCGTCGTGCCCGTGCCGGACCGCGCCCCGGAGGGCGGCGGTGACGTAGTGGATCGCGATGGTCCTGGTGAGCATCGCTCACAGTGTGGCAGCAGTCGCGGGCCCGGTGGTGGGCCCGGTGGCGGGCTCAGCGGTGGGCACGGCCGGGTGCGGCGGCGCGGTGTGGGGAGAGGTGACCGCGCCGCCGCACCGGGTGGCCCACCCCAGTGAGCCGGCGCCTCGTCGATGGGGCATCCGCCCGCCCACCCACGAGGGACGATGTGGCGCCCACCACTTTAAGTGGTCTAGACCAGATGCGTCAAGGGTGTGGAAAGGACCTATCTGGTCGAGACCAATCCGGTCCTGCCGGGTACAGCTTCGCGACCGCCGCGGCGGTGCCGCGGCGAGCACGGCGGACGACCTCCCGCCGCAGCTCAGGACACCGCTCCCGATCCCGCGGCGGCACCCGCCCCGCGCGGCCGGTCGCCGCGGCGGCGGGCGATCCGGGTTCGTGAAACCGGAGTTCGGACCCGCCCCCGACGGGCCCGACCCGCGCGCACGGGTCCGGACCACCGCGCCGCCCGCCCGGCGGCGACCGACCGCGCCCGCCCAGCGTCCCGCAACCGCCTGACGGAACCCTGACGCCCCGCCGGCCCGGCGGTCCGGCGGGAGGCCGTGACCGTCGGGCCGCTCGCTCGTTGACCGCGAGGATGCGGAGATCCGTGCCGGCCGACGCCGACCGGGTGACCCGATCGGCCGAGGTGGGCCGGGTCGGGTGGAACCGGTCGATCAAGCGGTACTGTTCTGCCGCTCAACAGTTGCGCCAACAACGAGAAGGCGGAGGCAGGCCGTGCGGGTGCTGTGGGCTGCGAGCGGCTTGGCCGTGGCGGCGTCGGCGCTGACGGGCGTGTTGATCGGCGTGTACATCGACGGCGTGGACGACGGGCCGAAGGCCGAGCTGCCCGCGTCGACGTGGATCACCACGCTGCCGTCCACCACGACGAGCACGACGAGCACGACGGAGAGCCCGGCCACGACGGACCCGGTGTCGGCGCCGCGGAACTCGACCGCGGCGCGGCCGACGACCACCACCACGACACCGCCGCCGCCGGAGACGACGCAGCCGACGACGGAGGAGCCGCCGCCCCCGACGTCGACGACGGCGATCACCACCACCAAGGCGAAGAACACCGAGTGGCCCTGCGGCCCCCTCAACCCGTTCCCGCCGCCCCACTGCGACGACTGAACAGGGGCCGCGCGGACACCGGCCGCGACCCGCTGTGAGAGCGCTCCCGAGCGGGTGACCTCCCGCTATGCTGTTCGGCGAGCAGGCTCGGGTGTGGCGAGGAGTTGGTGTTCGTGTCCGTCCCATCGCACCACGCCACCCGGCCGACGCTGGAGGACGTCGCGGCGAAGGCGGGCGTCTCGCGGGCGACGGCGTCCCGCGTCCTCAACGCGTCACCGCGCGTCAGCCCGGAGGCGCACGAGGCCGTGACCGCCGCCGTCGTCGAGCTGGGCTACCAGCCGAACCGGGCCGCGCGGGCGCTCGTGACGCGGCGGACCGGCGCGGTGGCGGTGGTGTTCTCCGAGCCCGAGCCGAAGATCTTCGACGACCCGCACTTCGCGTGGCTGATCCGGGCGGCGGCCCGCTCGCTGGCCGACGCGGACGCGCAGATGGTGCTGTTGCTGGTGCACTCGCCCGAGGACGTGGCGCGGGCGGAGCGGTTCCTGGCGGGCGGGCACGTCGACGGCGCGCTGATGTTCGCGCCGCACAAGGGCGACCAGCTGCCGTCCGCGGCGCGCAAGCTGCCGCTGCCGGTGGTGTGCGCCGGGCGGCCGTGGGGCCCGCTGCGCGGCCTGCACCTGGTCGACCACGACAACGAGGGCGGCGGCGTGCTCGCGACCGAGCACCTGATCTCGTCGGGGCGGCGGCGGATCGCGACGGTCACCGGGCCGCTGGACGAGCACTCGGCGATGGACCGGCTGGCGGGGTGGCGCACGGCGACCGGCGCGTCCGACGCCGACGTCGCGCTGCTGGCCGAGGACGGCGGGTTCACCAGGGACGGCGGGAAGCGGGCGATGGCGGCGCTGCTGGAGCGGGTGCCGGACCTGGACGCGGTGTTCGTGGCGAGCGACCTGATGGCCGCCGGCGCGCTGGACGCGCTGCGCGAGGCGGGGCGGCGGGTGCCGGAGGACGTGGCGGTGGTCGGGTTCGACGACCACCCGATGATCGCGCCGCACACGTCGCCGCCCTTGACGAGCGTGCGGCAGGACACGGACGAGCAGGTGAGGCACATGGTGACCCATCTGCTGCGGCTGCTGCGCGAGGAGCCGATCAAGGCGCGGCGGGAGGTCCTGCCGACCGTGCTGGTGCGCCGGGCGTCGGCCTGACCCCGCAGCCTCACGCCGCAGCCCGACCCCGCAGCCCGATCCCGCAGCCCGATCCCGCAGCCCGATCCCGCAGCCCGACCCCGCAGCCTGACGCCGCAGGCTGATCCCGCGACCGGCCCGCTCCGGCCGTGGCACGCCCCGCCCGCGACGCGGTGCCGGCCCCGCCGCATGACCACGCCGGCCTGCCACCGACTTGGGTCGGGCGCGACTGCCCGCGCGGGAATGTCGGTGCCGGCCGGCAAGATGAGCCCCAGGGGGCGGTTTTCCGGGATTGTCGGTGGTCTCTGGCAGGATGGAGATCGGGGGCTGCTCAGCACCGGATCGCGGACTGCTCAAGGACCGCCGACGCCGGCTCGGAGGGCTGCCGGCACCGCTCACGGGCCGCCTGACGCCGCCGACACCGCCCTCGGAACCGCCCTGCACCGATCGGCCCGCCCTGCGCGCCCGCCCTGCGCGCCTGCCCTGCGCGCCCGCCCAGCGCGCCCGCCCAGCGCGCTGCCCTGCGCACCCACCCAGCGCACCCACCCAGCGCGCCCGCCCAGCGCGCTGCCCTGCGCACCCACCCAGCGCACCCGCCCAGCGCGCGTCCTGCGCGAATCCCCCGCCTACCCGCCGCCCGAGCCGGGCGCACCACCGCCGCCCGTGCCCGGACGGCCCCGACCGCGTCACACCACGTCGTACCCGCTCGCCGGCACCGCGTTCCGCCGGATCACGCCCGCCAGCGTGTGCCCGCTCCGCTTCACGGTCCGCACCTGCGTGGCGTAGTCCACGTGCACGATCCCGAAGCGCTGGCTGTACCCCGCCGCCCACTCGAAGTTGTCCAGCAGCGACCACGCGAAGTACCCCCGCACGTCCACCCCCCGCGCGATCGCCGCGTGCACGGCCCGCAGGTGGTCCACCAGGTACCGGGTCCGACCGGTGTCGAGCACCGCTCCCCCGGCCACCACGTCGACGAACGCCGACCCGTTCTCGGTCACCACCAGCGGCACGGGCACGTCGCGCCCCAGGCGCTCCAACAGATCCGTGAACGCCCGCGCGTCGACCTCCCAGCCGAACCCGGTCACCTCACCGCGCGGCGGCAGCAGCGCCACCCCCCGCAGCCCCGCGAACGGCCCGTCCGTCACCTGCCCGGCGGGCGCGGGCGCGACGCGGGTGGGGCTGTAGTAGTTGACGCCCAGCCAGTCGATCGGCGTCGCGACGGCCTCCAGGTCGCCGGCGCGGACCACGCGCGACCAGTCGCCGAGCCACGCCGTCTCCGCCAGCACGTCCTCCGGGTAGCCCCGGCCCGCCAGCGGGTCGAGGAACAGGCGGTTCTGCAAACCGTCGACCTTGTGCGCGGCGGCGCGGTGGGTCTCGTCGTCGTGGTCGACCCGCACCGAGCAGAGGTTCAGCACGAGGGAGAAGCGGTGGTCGGCGGGCGCGGCCGACCGCATCGCCCGCACGGCCAGGCCGTGGCCCAGCAGCAGGTGGTGGGCGGCTTCCAGCGCGCCGCGCGGGTCGACCAGGCCGGGCGCGTGGACGCCGGTGCCGTAGCCCAGGAACGCCGAGCACCACGGCTCGTTCAGCGTGGTCCACGTCCGCACGCGGTCGGCCAGGTGGGCGTGGGCCAGCGCCGCGTACTCGGCGAACCGGTGCGCCGTGTCCCGGTCGCGCCACCCGCCCCGGTCCTCCAGCGCCTGCGGCAGGTCCCAGTGGTAGAGGGTGGCCACCGGTTGGATGCCGTGCGCCAGCAGCTCGTCCACCAGGCGGTCGTAGAACGCCAGCCCGCGCGGCTCCACGGGGCCCGCGCCGGTCGGCTGGATGCGCGGCCACGCGAGGGAGAAGCGGTAGGCCCGGAGCCCGAGGTCGGCCATGATGCGCACGTCGGAGGCGTACCGGCGGTAGTGGTCGCACGCCGGTTCGCCGGTGTCGCCGCCCGCCACCTTGCCCGGCGTGGCGGCGAAGGTGTCCCAGATCGACGGGCCGCGGCCGTCGACGGCGGTCGCGCCCTCGATCTGGAAGGCGGCCGTCGCGGCGCCCCACAGGAAGTCCGGCGGGAAGCGCAGCAGCTCCCGGCCGACTCGGGTGTCCGGGTCGGTTGCGGTCATGTGTTCACCCCTTCACGGCCCCCTGCATGATCCCGCCGACGACGTGGCGGGCCAGCAGGAGGAAGATCCCGACGACCGGCAGCACCGCGAGGGACGCGCCGGAGAGCATGAGCGAGTAGTCCGTGTAGTAGCCACTGGCCAGAGTGGACAGTGCGACCTGCACGGTGGGGCTGTCGTTCGGGTCGAGGACGATCAGCGGCCAGAAGAAGTCGTTCCAGGCCGTCATGAACGTGAACATGCCCATGACCGCCGCCTGCGGTCGCACGGCGGGCAGCGCCACGTGCCGGAACGTGCCCAGCACCGAGCAGCCGTCGACGCGGGCGGCCTCGACCAGCTCGCGCGGCACGGCCTCCTCGCACGCCTGGCGCATCCAGAACACGGAGAACGCGCCGATCAGCGCGGGCACGATCACCGCCTGGAGGGTGCCGTACCAGTCGAGGTCCGACATCAGCAGGTACAGCGGGACGACGCCGAGCTGGGTCGGCACCAGCGACGTGCCCACGACGACCAGGAACAGCGAGTGGCTGCCCCGGAAGCGCAGGTGGGCGAAGGCGAACCCGGCGAGCGTGCCCAGGACGACGTTGCCCACCGCGACGGTGCCCGCGACGACCAGCGAGTTCTGCATGGCGAGCCAGAAGTCGACGGTGTCGAAGACGCGGCCCAGGTTCGCGAGGAGGTTGCCACCCGGCACGAGGGAGGGCACGGCGTCGCCGAGCGCCGAGTTGTCCTTGCTCGCGATCAGGAACGAGTAGTACAGCGGGAAGACCGACGCGAGCAGCACCACGACCAGCAGCGCGTAGGTGACGGGACCCGCGCGGCGCGCGGCCACGGCGCTCACCCCTTGGGCGCGATGCGCCGCGCCAGCGTGAAGTTCACCAGGGCCACCACGAGGATCAGCAGGAACAGCACCCACGCGATCGCGGCCGAGTAGCCCGCGTCGAACAGCCGGAAGCCCTTCTCGTACAGGTACATCACCAGGGTCTGGAACTGCCGGTCCGTGCCGCCGGTGCCGAGCGCGGTGCCGCCGGGGTCGAACAGCTGCGGCTCCACGAACAGCTGCAACCCGCCGATGGTGGACACGACGACGGTGAACAGGATGGTGGGGCGGATGCTCGGCAGGGTGACGGACCGGAACAGCCGCCACCGCGACGCGCCGTCCAGCAGCGCCGCCTCGTAC
Coding sequences:
- a CDS encoding AraC family transcriptional regulator encodes the protein MLTRTIAIHYVTAALRGAVRHGHDASRLLCAAGIPEALVADDRARVTPAQYTKLVQALWEALDDEFMGLGPQRSKRGTFPTMCLLAVHCATLGDALRRGLAFYGLFDVRPVMALAERDGAARFTLSAEGVDDPDRFLVESLLVLWHRFSSWLIGRRIPLRAVDLAYPEPPHAAEYHLIFGCPLRFGAPETVLAFDSRFLRMPVVQDEAALRRFLRHSPAELLSRRDHGADASSRVRRELAGGVVGLGAVAARLGTSAPTLRRKLAAEGTSFREVREQLLRDQAVASLVRGGESVEELALRLGFSEASAFHRAFKRWTGNSPGAYRTGAVT
- a CDS encoding LacI family DNA-binding transcriptional regulator, with amino-acid sequence MSVPSHHATRPTLEDVAAKAGVSRATASRVLNASPRVSPEAHEAVTAAVVELGYQPNRAARALVTRRTGAVAVVFSEPEPKIFDDPHFAWLIRAAARSLADADAQMVLLLVHSPEDVARAERFLAGGHVDGALMFAPHKGDQLPSAARKLPLPVVCAGRPWGPLRGLHLVDHDNEGGGVLATEHLISSGRRRIATVTGPLDEHSAMDRLAGWRTATGASDADVALLAEDGGFTRDGGKRAMAALLERVPDLDAVFVASDLMAAGALDALREAGRRVPEDVAVVGFDDHPMIAPHTSPPLTSVRQDTDEQVRHMVTHLLRLLREEPIKARREVLPTVLVRRASA
- a CDS encoding GH1 family beta-glucosidase; the encoded protein is MTATDPDTRVGRELLRFPPDFLWGAATAAFQIEGATAVDGRGPSIWDTFAATPGKVAGGDTGEPACDHYRRYASDVRIMADLGLRAYRFSLAWPRIQPTGAGPVEPRGLAFYDRLVDELLAHGIQPVATLYHWDLPQALEDRGGWRDRDTAHRFAEYAALAHAHLADRVRTWTTLNEPWCSAFLGYGTGVHAPGLVDPRGALEAAHHLLLGHGLAVRAMRSAAPADHRFSLVLNLCSVRVDHDDETHRAAAHKVDGLQNRLFLDPLAGRGYPEDVLAETAWLGDWSRVVRAGDLEAVATPIDWLGVNYYSPTRVAPAPAGQVTDGPFAGLRGVALLPPRGEVTGFGWEVDARAFTDLLERLGRDVPVPLVVTENGSAFVDVVAGGAVLDTGRTRYLVDHLRAVHAAIARGVDVRGYFAWSLLDNFEWAAGYSQRFGIVHVDYATQVRTVKRSGHTLAGVIRRNAVPASGYDVV
- a CDS encoding carbohydrate ABC transporter permease, whose product is MAARRAGPVTYALLVVVLLASVFPLYYSFLIASKDNSALGDAVPSLVPGGNLLANLGRVFDTVDFWLAMQNSLVVAGTVAVGNVVLGTLAGFAFAHLRFRGSHSLFLVVVGTSLVPTQLGVVPLYLLMSDLDWYGTLQAVIVPALIGAFSVFWMRQACEEAVPRELVEAARVDGCSVLGTFRHVALPAVRPQAAVMGMFTFMTAWNDFFWPLIVLDPNDSPTVQVALSTLASGYYTDYSLMLSGASLAVLPVVGIFLLLARHVVGGIMQGAVKG